One genomic region from Carcharodon carcharias isolate sCarCar2 chromosome 12, sCarCar2.pri, whole genome shotgun sequence encodes:
- the rprma gene encoding protein reprimo A — translation MCWLKPPVPSQLRAPHQEVAAMNSTLVNQTERAMYFNRTDSLNSMISCCNDNYSSVVTDEGFVLTAPDERNLYIMRVVQIAVMCVLSLTVVFGIFFLGCNLLIKSEGMVNFLVKDRRPSKEVEAVIVGPY, via the coding sequence ATGTGCTGGCTGAAGCCACCTGTTCCATCACAACTTCGGGCTCCACATCAAGAAGTAGCAGCAATGAATtcgaccttagtgaaccagactGAGAGGGCGATGTACTTTAACCGTACCGATTCTTTGAACTCGATGATCAGTTGCTGTAACGATAACTACTCCTCGGTCGTGACAGACGAAGGTTTCGTGCTGACGGCTCCAGACGAGAGAAACCTTTACATCATGAGAGTGGTCCAGATCGCTGTGATGTGTGTCTTATCTCTCACTGTCGTCTTTGGGATATTTTTCCTCGGCTGCAATTTGCTTATCAAATCAGAAGGGATGGTGAACTTTTTAGTGAAGGACAGGAGACCTTCCAAGGAGGTGGAAGCGGTTATTGTTGGTCCCTATTAG